Part of the Diprion similis isolate iyDipSimi1 chromosome 4, iyDipSimi1.1, whole genome shotgun sequence genome is shown below.
TTTCTTCATtatcttatatattataagatAGTGATGTATTGTACCAAGCACTGGGTCAGTGAAAGTGGTGCTCATGGTAGATGcaaagaaattatatttacaactAGCTCAAAGTATTTTTGACTAATTGCTATTCTCATGGATTAAACAAATCAAAGACAGATAGATGAGTACAGACATCTTGTAAATTAACTTCCTATTCTTTCATGTGAGAGCCCGTTAAGAAATGAGATATATGCATGATCAGTTCTGTATTTCTTTGGTATAAGTACAGAGGTTTCTTGCTCTGGAGTTTTGAGTTTCTCATGTAGTCTAGAACCTTCTGAGCAGGTTAAATTTACGTGGATTGTAAAGGTTTATGTTCCACAGGGGCATCAACATTGGCCAATGGTACTGTCAGAGTACTAACTACAGCAGCTACAACGATTCCACCTTCGAATGTGAGTATTcttttgtatattatttttgttatcaATGTCGAACATCTTTTCTGTTCTGCTGCAACTTTAATGATTTCGGTTCTTTCTAGATAGTACTTTACAACTGGTAAATCGATTAGGTATGTACGTTTTAAGAAAAAACTATATTTGATTACAGCCACCACCTGCACCCTTGCCAGAGACGCCACACTATCCACACAAAAATGGATGGAAGCTACCTCCTCCGCCTCCGTctctaaaaatatcaaaagttacacaaGGTAAACCACTAGATGAAACAGTTATATTCTATGGAATCATGATTCAATTTAATTGAGTTATATGTAGTGACATCCAGCtaacttggttttttttttcttttcgttgtgcccggtaattattataataattaaaagtcaCGTGATAGAAGTGAGGTTGGtatgttattatttaatacaattttacaaatatcaaTGTAGGTATTGTCTTATCGTGGAATATGGCACAGTCAGATAACTATGCAGATATTGCAAGTTATCAACTCTATGCATACCAAGAGATACCTGGAACTGCACCAAACTCAAATCTGTGGAAAAAAGTGGGTGATGTAAGGGCGCTACCACTTCCAATGGCATGCACACTCAAGGAGTTCACTCCAGGCAACAATTATCACTTTGCTGTAAGAGCAGTAGATAGACATTCCAGATTTGGTCAATACAGTGTACCCCGTAACATTTCTTTATAATAGTCAGTAAAACTAAGAAAAAGATTTCCAAACCTGTTTTTTAACTACTGTTCTGTGGCGATTGGTCTGCAATTTTCGGTTAGCAGATGAAAACTTGCTTCAATATCACTATTATATTACACAATTCTAGTAATCACAATAACATGTTTGATATCCACTGAGTGTCCAAATTTATTCCATTCGTTATTACATGTGCtgtgagaaagaaattttactctTGTTCATCTTTGTTTAtataatagaataattttataactccTGAAATTATAGACTATTTCAAGTAGTTGagtccacacacacacacacacacacacatttatgCATATGCAACTACTACTGCTACTTGAACTAGATTACTCCTTCAACTACTTGAAATAGATTATTACGAGGATCCAAGAGaattacatttgaaaaaaacgttgtaatcattttataaatatctcgagttattcattcattattatcaaatttacTGCTTGGCCTATGTTGTACATACCTATTTACATCTTAGTGTATGAATTTTCTAATGTGTAACCTTGTGTTCAAATTATTAtgacagtttttattttccaagatATATTTATCTAATTATCAACGTACCGGTTTGCGAGTCATACAGGTATATTTCGCTTATCGAATAGTCTGATGTACtgagaaaattatattatgtTCCCATGTATTCAATATCGAACTTCAGTATATGAGCATTACAACAAACCCTATGATTGTAAAGAAGGAATCACGTTTTCTCTGTTTTCTGCTGTGTTTAGTTATAATTATAGTTTTTTAAGATCACGAAGGATCTTGCcgtattttctgttttcacaGAATTACGATTATCttcaagttttcatttatttaataggtgggtattataataataataatcaatactTTGGAAAGTTTTGGACACCATTATTTCAAACTATGTTAGCTGTATGACTATCTCTATGTGCTCAGTATGTGACAGCagtaaaatgtaaatattagcgaaaaattttagcattaaaaaaaatttattataagtatttaaaaaaaagtaacgtaTAGTACATTTTTTCGATATGGGATGCTTCAAAAGTATTgttgttttataaattactCAATAAAGACTGGTTTTTTCAGTTCATCGTTTACCTTCGGTTCCGTGTACGTAGTTAAGTCCAAAAGTCAATATGACAAATAAGGTCAAAATGACTGGTGTATAGTCAACGGAACATGATTGATGAGGTTTATGGAGCGGTTTTAATTGCATTACTTTCTATTTACATCCAGCAGTTTTTGAGTGgaatatacaattataatgCTGACACAAGAATCAAACATTGTACAAGGATTTATTTAGtgtctatttctttttcaacatcttctcttttctttttttcacgtgcTTCTTGGTTTTCTTTTGACGATTTTCAGCTTTTTGCTCTTTGATAGCTTTTTTTCGTGCCTGAAACATTAGTGTACATGATTAAGTTAGAAATCATCTAGGCAATTTTGTTATTTGCTACTTATAACCTGAAGCACAAGTGTCATGTAGTagtaagaatttgaaaaaaaaaggacgcAGGTATTGTAACGATGAGTTGTACATGCATAAGGTGCAACATCGATTTTCGAATAGCAAATTGACTTGTCAATATCTAGATAAACTCTATTATTTTTGCATTCACAATAGataaattattcggaaatgaATTAATCGCCCACGAATGAAGTGTGTTCACCTTTTTGCTGTCAGGACTTTCATTTCGTGGCCGAGCTGAGTTGACAAATTTCGATTCATCGTTGTTTTGTGACTCTGCCTCAGATTCAGATACATCCTCTTCGCTTTCTTCTGTGTGGCTGTCGTCATGACTTTTGGTTGAAATAATGTCTGGGGTGACAGTTGCTGCCTTGGGTAAATCAATGCTCAGTCCACACACAGTTTTCCTTAACAAATTTTGCTCTCCGGTATTAGCTTCAGATATATCTTTGTCAACATTAACAACCTACAAGATTGATAGCAACAGTATTGGGTTAAATATTCTGCTCATTGGATATATTAAGAACATTTCAATCATTAAACGTTATTTATACCTCATTGAGCCTTTGAGGTATATATGTTTGTTTAAAAACTTGTTCTTCTATTTGACTGTTGGGATCCATTTCCTCTGATTCTCTTAGTATAATTTGTTCTGCTAATGCATCTAAGTACTCGTCCATCGTTTCTTCAACTATATTAGGATCCGTGATGAAgtcaaataattctttcatcGACATGACTGCAACTCCatgtttcttgaaaaattctaaagaATCAGATTGCATGTACAATCATTTTAAATACAAAACTTATCCTGTGTTAGATTAGGTAAAATAtcttgagaaaaatagaaaaattacttgcacattataaatatttaataattttacctGTGAAGGTTAAAGATGCTATAATACTTAAGATGATTACCTGTGATGTTTGTGCAGTCTTTTCGGAGAAATTCATACGCATGAGGATGATCATGTTCAACTGATTGGGATACATCTATGACAACAATCTCTCCTTTGTGATAAAGTAAATTAAACTCGCTTAAATCAGCATGAACTAATCTACATTTGTTGTATATTCTCCACATCATAACGATACACTCTCTGTAAAGCGATCGGGcctttgaagaatttatttcaacatctTTCAACTTTGGTGCTGGCCATCCATCGTTACCTATGAAATCCATCAGGAGAACATGGCTGCGCAATAAAATTGGTTTCGGAGCAGATACACCTGCCTGACTGAGCCTCAATAAATTCCGCATTTCTTTCTCTGCCCAAGTACGAACCATTTTACGTGGATTGTGACGACAGTAACCATGACGGAAACGAAATCCACCACTTACATACTTGTCTCTATCCTTAAACACTAGTATTGATGTTTTGTAGATTTTTATCGCAAATTCAATGCCAGTTTTAGAGGTGGCATGATAAACATTGGCTTCTTTTCCCGTTGAAATACAACCATTTATTTCAGCTATTATACCTCTATTGAgcagtttgaataaaatcataCGTGTACGTGGATCCATAACTTGTTCCGCAGTTGCTCTGTCATGTTTGTCCTTTGTTCTTATTCGTTCATTTTCACTACGTTTGTTACTTTCGATAAGTAAATTAGCTGCATGACCGGGCAAACTGGGTCcctcatatttttcaacatttattttattggaGTAACGtcgaaataatttatcagTAGGCTGGTAGTTGGAAACTTTGTTGCTTGCCATCTGACTGTTGGATGTTCCGTTTGAATGGCCATTGTTTTTCAGCTGGTAGTTGCCTTTAGTATCCATATCCCAATCGTATGAATCATCCTCAGAGTCATACTCTGTGTAGTCTTCAACGTCTATTTGCAACTCTCCTACTTCAACGGTCAATTCGGGAATGATCATGGATTTTCCAcgattcgttttttctctggaaaggaataaaaatgttatttcatATGTTCTTAAAGATAGACAGGTTTGGTTAGACTCAGTTTGGTACGGTTGAAAGTCATGCAAAGTGACATAATATCGCGCAATGCCTGAAATAACCTATCAATTGTATGTACAACATACATCGGTTCTTCATCCGCATCACTAAATTGACCTTCGTCCACCGATGCCATTGTCAAACTTAGAATACTATGGTGCTCAGGCGAATATTTCAGTCAAGATTGCTCGCCACGTGACACACAGTATTACCCAGATTTACCAGACTCTGAAACTTTAAACAATTACACCTATTTTGGCAAGCTATGTTTCTCACACCACTCTTATCCTATCGGCAAATGTCGTGTGTACGGAACACAAGGCGTCATTCGTAActattttattcgaaacttgTCACATACTTGTCAAAAAATACTACACCATGCCACACTTGTGAAGTTGAGGTAATGTATCAGGCACTGAACCGTAGTGTCACAGTGCACTGTGCAGTGCACAGAGTGGAGTGTATCAGGTAAAATAAAACTGCAAGCTGTTCAGCGAAGTATTTTTCGGCACGCATGCGTATAAATTATCATACATGCGGTTCCAAACAGAGATCAGTGGGTTCCGGTTCCGGGCATTTTTATTCGCAATGCAAGAAATCGTTGACCTATATTcttcgttgactgaagatgtATTTAAGATTTATAGCCCAGGATATTTTCCGTAACATTTCGGCGGGCCCGGTCAGATTTGGGAGTATTATCGGTTTTAGGTTAGTTATTATAAACTAAGGAACTGACTACGCCGGTGAAAGAAGTTCTTTATAACCACCAACCCATCACGTGCAAAAtgttgtgaaattgaaaagttgagaaGATCTCGCACaagaaatatacgtatacgccGAAATTATGCGAcggaaaaacaattaatctagaaagggtcatacaaatcgattcgaagacgaaaaattctcggctccaaaaatgaccaaaaaactaaggctaacccctttggattttttgcgaaaatttcgacgattctgaaaaatgctgcaataaattctttcaggcactattccgacgtaattttgcgagagaaatcgattgatcgcagtccgaatgcgctgcgagctacggatcaaaagttacagccaaaaaacggaaaacgtattttctcaatttttctgctgctggtctctgcggtgtaatttctctgctgttggtcctacgctttttttcttgtgtgtttctgagttcctgggcgtccaattaatctagaaagggtcatacaaatcgattcagagacgaaaaattctcgggtccaaaaatgacgaagaTTTATAGTTACACAGAAAGAGAAATTCCCGAAATAAATAACATTGGCAGCCACGCGCATGCGCAAGCGCTATTTGCTGGCAGCGCGGGCCTCCCCACTCCGCGCTTAGCGCTGGAGAGGGGCAGTTCTGGTTATATAACCGAGCGCGTCAAGCGAGGGCATTCTGGAGACACTTTCCGACGAACACTGAGAGCGCGCGTGTACGgagtaccaaaaaaaaaaaaatacatattggAACACGTTGATTCGAAGATTCTCTCCTAACCTAACTCGAacagtgctgcaataaattcaatcaggcactattccgacgtaattttgcgggagaaattgattaggtgcagtccgaatgcgctgcgagcaacggatcaaaagttacagccaaaaaaacgaaagacgtattttctcaatttttctgctgctggtctttgcgtagtaatttctctgctgtggtcctacgcgttttttcctatattttctgagttcctgggcgtccaattaatcttgAAAgggccatacgaatcgattccaagacggaaaatttcactctcaaaaaatggcaaaaaaagtaaggctaacccctttgtatttttgggtCTCATGGTGTAAATGATTGCATGGTTCTTCATAGATTGTATTTCAGAACTGAAATACATTCAAAGAACAAGGCAGATATGTGGCATGCTTATATTCGTCGTAAGTTTGTGCCGCATAGCagcatttataatttatcatgCTTGAGTGATAGGGCACGGACTTGCGCTTTCGAGATCTGGTTTCATTTTCATGAATTATGATGGAACTGAAGTCAAAAAATTCTAAGGTGTGACACCAGTGGGCACTAAATGGGTAATCTAGTTTACCCCGATGCCCCAGTCTACAAACTTCCAGCTCTCGTTCGATTTGCGCACGGAAGGCTTTATGTaataaaatggttttttttttactttgttatttaaacaaaACGAACACTACCATACCATCTGAATCTCTAATCTAATCAGTTCCGAGTTCAGAAGAGCCACATTGATTGAGAACAAATCATTTGAatgcttttttaaattttgtcatTCGAATAATTCGAAAGCTGTCCTGAACAGATCCAAAATATAATAAGATCCAAGTTAAGAAGAGTCACTTCGATTTTATCGGatataaaatcaatttgttgCACACACGCTTGTCCAGCCGTTGATCTGATAATAGTTAGATAAGATTCTGGAGACCTCAAATCGTAGAAATTTTGAGAGGActgaacttttcattttctgaatattAATTGAGAAACGTTGAAAAACGGTCACGGCTTGCATTTAAGTAACATTCTCATGTAAAAGCTGTTCAAATGATTTCATGTAATCCTCGTTACGAAAGCTCATCGAGCTTTTCTAGCATTACTGTTGTATTTCcggcaaatcgattcctaagCGCACCATGCATACAAATTACCATCGAATACAATTCACACACGTAGAGGTAAGCATCACTTTATTTACTTGTAGCGTGCAATGTTAGTGGGAATATTGTTAAAACAAAAGTTGCGTGAAATTATGATCAGACAAACAAACTTCCTAAGGTAACTTACAGATCTCTGCACCTCAAAAAGAATTGGTATTCTGCTTGTAATGCTGTAATGGAAATTCGGCAGTTATTAACttcaaaattgatgaaaattatcacgattaaaaaaatgagagaTCCGCGATAGTTCACAGTAAAAATCTCAGGTCAACCTGTAGTTTAGAAACACAGGGGAAATACTCTATATGCATTTTTTGCGACGTGAGGAAGTGTAGGAACTAGTCTCAAACGATGTAAGGTTTAGCACGGAATCATTTAGCACAGCTGTGTTGTCATGTTCACTGTAAGAgattatttgtgaaatttgCAATTATTGTAGTTAAAAACACTTTTAAAAACAAGGACGGGAATGACTGTATATAggtattcaaaaaaaatcactttcacatatatttatatttattgacaATTATTGTATCAGAATCAGACAAGtattattcattcgtttataAGTTGATGTGTTTGAATGAGGATTGATGTCTAAAATAGTAGCaggtgttataaaaaaaattatatgagaaaaaaaaattataataatcgaaAGAAAGGAGCAGGAAAAAAGTGACAGGGTGCACGTAGCTATTATCAGTACATAGCAGTTACTATGTGAAACACTTTGTCAAGAAATGAGTCAAGTGAGTCTTAGAGGTAtggttcgaaattttgaagctGTCATTGTTGATATATCGAGTCATGTGTAGTAGTAAGTATATCGAGTGTAGCTACTATATATACTGAACACGACCAAATGGAGATTTATAGTCATGTACAAAGTCGAAAAAGGTTCAAAATGGTGCCAAAGTAATGCTGTTAATCCGCTTGAGCAGcttataagaaaataaaattaagattaGTTTGCTACAGTCTTACATATCTACAGACACATCAGGGTCACAAGATTTAGAGGCCACAGGCACGTGCCGCCAGGAGTTGTGGATGAAAAACGAGTCAACAGGGAGGGTAACTAATTCTACTTAGAAAATAATGTTAACGCAATGGACTGAATTTAAATGTTGAGAAatagattataattttaatatgattCCAGTACAGGTGTAAAGACTTGATGAGTAGAAATTACACACAAGATTTTTCCAAGTTATTGTATCATTTCTTGGAGTACCTGCAGGTACACAGATGTCGGACGCCTTTACATTTGCGAGACAGACTCTGGTCTCCGAGAGTCGATATGCGAACCTTGTTTGCCAATTCAATTGCTAAGAATGCAATTTTGCTATGATAActgtttttcagtttttaatcatttcaatattttcatattcaacGGAGAGTAGATCGCATTAATGTTTGTTATATGTGACTTTCATGTATGAACTACACGATCCATCACTCGGTCTCAGGAAAATGTCAAATATAGTACAGCAGTACTCTACTGTGCAAACCCAACAAACAAGGTACTCGCATATCAAAAACAAAGTACAAAATACACCGAATTTgtactttgataataaaatacgcGATGTCCGCGACGAATATAAGATAGACCCATAATATCCAATGCTGGCTGTCGTGGGATCATTTCAGCATTCTGTTCGAGTGGTTCCTATCCATACGCCCCATAACTACTTTTCTAATGTAAACACCTTACGGATTCTACTGCTGTCTCAAAAACTATGCTTCTTCTCTGACATGCACACAATACAATGCCGTGTGATTGATTACACCGGTTTAGAAAGTTAATTGGCTGTGACTGCTATACACGAAATGTTTATAAAGTTATACATCTTTAATTACCAGCTTATTTTTTAGCAAGGCTGATGAATCGAAATTGGCAGTATAGATGGTCAAAATAGTATTACTTTTACTTCATATACAGGTATCATATTAcatcataaaataaaataaagtcctacgtcatattatatatattgttgaTATCACTAAAATTTATGCCAATAATAAGCACGCAGCTCTCAAGTCTGAACAGTTTCGGAATGATATGTTGCAACCGACATGTAAATGATCCTGATTGATGATTTCTCAACCAGCACTCTGTCTTTGAtttaggaaagaaaaaaatacattttaaaCACAGAATGGCTAAATCAAGTCAATTGGTATCTTGTGAATCGCGGTAATGTGCATGTTATTTTGAGATAACTATAGAATCCGTACTCAAGGATGTGTTTAATTAGCTTGCGAGATATTTCGATTTCGAAAGCACGGTTCAATCTGGTACCGTATTTCACGATGGACGATGGTACTCCCATGATTGTAAGAGAAGTTGCCAGTTAGCCATGGCCACCAGATCAGGAGGTGACCGTTTGATTTTGGGTGTGGGGGTACATCTTGATGTACCGCGCGAGTCGAGAGTAGAACCAGCGGCGCATACGCGCCGGCTCCTATGCACCTCAGACCCACGGTGTCCAGCCCTCGTAGAGTAGAGCCAGGTTCTCCGAGCTTTGGGCCTCCCGAATCACATACTCTACCTGCTCGGCCGGTGTGTACCGTCGTGACGGGTTTGCATCACGCCCCTCAAGTTTCATGCGAACTCTGCGCCACACGTTCAGAGCATACGCGTTTCTCTCTTGCACAGCTGCGAAAGTGTAAAAACTTCAGTACAATTTCGAACAGCCACATCAAATGAAACAGCaacaaatttgataaaatacgTATTCCAATATAGTACGTGAAGTTGAAAATGTAGAAACGTTATAAGTAGTTTGTGACAATGGAGCCATGATAGTTAAAACAAACCTTTGCCAGTTGTAGGATCTCTGGCCAATGGAACTCCTTTTCTAGGACTGAAACATACACTGTCCTGTCTCACCAGTTTTGCCTTCTTGTTGAACGATACTTCCTTATCTGTCAGTTTGGTTGAGTTTGCAAAGTTGAGAAGTTCGTCATAAAGAGATGGTGTTTCCGCTTCCAATTTCTCTAATTCATCTCGTATGGAAACAGCATTCAGCGGGTCTAGTCCATCAGATTCAAGATCTTTAACTGCCGATGAAATTCTTTCAGTAAATGAACGATAACTCATAAGATAGTCACGTAGCCCggcaatattttcttgtttcgcCATTGTCTTTAACAAGCCTCTCACATCCATCATTAGCCTGTGGTGTTCACCAATTACACTTTGTAGACGTAATACCTGTTCCCTGAGTGAATCATGTGCTCCATAGAGTAATTCTTGTTtttcctgcaattttttttgagtttccaCAATCACTTCAGAAATTAGCTTCTCTGCCTGCCTGAGCCAGGTAGCATCGACGTTGCCATCCAAGTGCAACAATTCTATTAAACTCTCTTCCATTGGTGTAACACCTGTCGTTAAATTAGCTGTTAACACGCAGCTCTTTTCCCAATTCTTGATCAGTGCCATAAAATTCGAATCATTGGAGACACTCTCTGACGTCCTTGTTCTGAGAGCTTCATAGTGAAGTATAGAATTAGAGGTGTTCACAACCACTGCAGCTAAGTTATGCTGGCGGGTAAGTTTATCCCATGACGTTGCCACTGCATTATCGAATGCAGCCATTACTTCTCCCAATGCCGGATTTGCACCTGCTGCCCATTTAAGGCGCTGTCCTGCACTTGACACCAAGTTCTGTTGTTGTTCTCTTGCTTCACATACCCGGGATTGTAGATTCGACAATGCTGCAGCAGTTTTTCGCATATCTAACATGAACGTTGGACGAtctgaaagaataaaataatttctgtgAGCTCTGGTCACGTAAACTAATGACTGTGATTGGAATAAGAAATCAATACTCACTCAGAGGTCCCATGGGATTTATTGTTGAACCGAGTAAGATACTATCCTCATGGAGCCAATGATGGGCAGTCAAATGCAATTGGATTCTTTGAACTGATGCTCGTGCGACATCCACTGCCTGTCTTGCCAACCTCACGCTCTGCTTTTTCCTCCAACAACTTTCAAGGGAGCTACTAGAAGCACTGGCCTGTGCTAAGACTGAACCCGTAAAGAGGCCTCTCTTCAATGACAGGTCGACAATTTTACGACAGAGTTCTTCAAGTGATACCTTGCTCTCAGCGCCAATGTCTCTTTGTTCTATTTCAGTCGTTACGTTGAGTCCCATGCGCTGTAGCAAATAACACAAAGCAATCGCCAAGGTTTGCGTTGTAACGCCGAGTAACTGCCTCGAAACGTAATCGGCTGTAAATCTTCTAACAGGTTTATTCAATCTGTCGTCATCGAATACATTAGCAGGACCACCCTTGAATGCGGCTCCAGTCTCACGGCACATCACAAAAAACTCGCGTATGGTCTGAAGTCGTTTTATTAAAAAGATATCCTCGATAACTTGGCGTGCTGCATCATTGAATATTGGTGAAGCCATTTCCTTAGCTTCTCTTATTTGATCAATCTTTTTCCAGCTAGTGGGAATATTCAGTGTACTGAGGGTAGCGACCAAAGCATTTCCCTCCATCTGCAATTTCTCAAACAAACCATTGAAGCCCATCAGTAGCATCTGACCAGGAGTCAAGCTCTCTTCTTGATTTGGGTCACGGAGCTCTGCTGGCCGTGAAAGTAGGTTATCAAATCTCTGTCGTATACTGGCGACCAAGTCACGGATACCAGCATGTGGACTCTCCATTTCCATAACAGTAAACCTGAGATGCATCTCGAGCTGGGCGAGTATTTCTGCAGTCGGAAGACTGCTAGATACAACATCCTCTATTTCACTGACCATCACCATAACAGTTGGTTCCTCTGTAATAACTGTCTTCATTGCTTCAGGTAAAATGATGGTATGAAAATTGTAGTTCAACTCCTGCAAACCTCGGTATATGGAATCAGCGCTCTGCAGACATTTGAGTATGAGCGGGATTTTTGGATCGTTATTAGATTTGTGGGAATCAGGGATGAATGTTACCAGTTCGGCAACAAGCGAGGACATCAAACACATCTCATCCAGAAACCAATCACCCTCTCTTGATGTAAGATCCACCAGGCAGTCGCCAGCGCATTTAGCTGCACCCTCCATCATAAGATATCTTTTGTTCAATGCGCACAGAGCTGTTATATTTACGCACTCTAGAGCCTTATCTGCCCCCTTTTCCCGTCTCAGAAACGCACCGACCTGTAGTTTCGAATCAGTATAGCCCTTCTCTACGATACCCAATACTCCAGGTAATTCTTCAGCCACCATTCGTTCACATGCTTTTTTGAACCTCTCGTTTGCATTACTGAGAACTGATTGTAACTGATACGAAAACGTTACAATGTGCTGTACTTGGGGATTGTTTGCTGTCATTTGGGCAAAGTTTGTTTCAAACTGCGACAGTACCTCATGGCAGACCTCGACAGAACGGGTCGATAACAATGTGTTAGACCACGCGTGATAGGCGACAGACCTGTGACGCGACATTATGCTTATGGGGTATAAGCTGCATATAGCTGAATATTGGCTGAGAAGGTCAAGACAGTTTCGTATCAGTAGTGATTGTTGGGTAGCCAACTGAGCCAGTTCATTTTCGGATTGTTCGCAGTGAATAATCATCTGACTTTGTCCAGCGTTCTGTAGAAATTCCTTGACAAGATCG
Proteins encoded:
- the LOC124405179 gene encoding serine/threonine-protein kinase RIO1, whose product is MASVDEGQFSDADEEPIEKTNRGKSMIIPELTVEVGELQIDVEDYTEYDSEDDSYDWDMDTKGNYQLKNNGHSNGTSNSQMASNKVSNYQPTDKLFRRYSNKINVEKYEGPSLPGHAANLLIESNKRSENERIRTKDKHDRATAEQVMDPRTRMILFKLLNRGIIAEINGCISTGKEANVYHATSKTGIEFAIKIYKTSILVFKDRDKYVSGGFRFRHGYCRHNPRKMVRTWAEKEMRNLLRLSQAGVSAPKPILLRSHVLLMDFIGNDGWPAPKLKDVEINSSKARSLYRECIVMMWRIYNKCRLVHADLSEFNLLYHKGEIVVIDVSQSVEHDHPHAYEFLRKDCTNITEFFKKHGVAVMSMKELFDFITDPNIVEETMDEYLDALAEQIILRESEEMDPNSQIEEQVFKQTYIPQRLNEVVNVDKDISEANTGEQNLLRKTVCGLSIDLPKAATVTPDIISTKSHDDSHTEESEEDVSESEAESQNNDESKFVNSARPRNESPDSKKARKKAIKEQKAENRQKKTKKHVKKRKEKMLKKK